In one Diceros bicornis minor isolate mBicDic1 chromosome 2, mDicBic1.mat.cur, whole genome shotgun sequence genomic region, the following are encoded:
- the IL20RB gene encoding interleukin-20 receptor subunit beta: MWFFYASIPCLLIDGAAVLPAPQNLSVQSTNMKHLLTWSPVIVPGEVIDYSVEYQGEYESLYMSHIWIPSSWCSPTEDPECDITDDITATVPYNLRVRATLGSQTSAWSALKHPFNRNSTILTPPRMEVTKNGFHLVIELEDLGPQFEFLVAYWRREPGAKEHVKTVRSGGIPVHLETTEPGAAYCVKARTFVKAIGRHSAFSQVECVKVQGETLSLALALFAFAGFLLILVVVLFTIWKMGQLLRYSCCPVVVLPDTLKITNSPQKLVSCRREEVEACAMAVLSSEELFRAWS, encoded by the exons atgtggtttttctacGCCTCGATTCCGTGTTTGCTCATAG ATGGAGCAGCTGTTCTGCCTGCCCCTCAGAACCTCTCTGTGCAATCAACCAACATGAAGCATCTCTTGACGTGGAGCCCAGTGATCGTGCCTGGAGAAGTAATAGACTATTCTGTCGAGTACCAGGG AGAGTATGAGAGCCTGTACATGAGCCACATCTGGATCCCCAGCAGCTGGTGCTCACCCACGGAAGATCctgagtgtgacatcactgatgACATCACTGCCACTGTGCCGTACAACCTCCGTGTCAGGGCCACTCTGGGCTCACAGACTTCAGCCTGGAGCGCCCTGAAGCACCCCTTTAATCGAAACTCAA CTATCCTCACCCCACctaggatggaagtcaccaagaatGGCTTCCACCTGGTTATTGAGCTGGAAGACCTGGGGCCCCAGTTTGAGTTCCTTGTGGCCTACtggaggagggagcctggtgccaag GAGCACGTCAAAACGGTGAGGAGCGGGGGCATTCCAGTGCACCTGGAAACCACGGAGCCGGGGGCTGCCTACTGTGTGAAGGCCCGGACGTTCGTGAAGGCCATTGGGAGGCACAGCGCCTTCAGCCAGGTGGAATGTGTCAAGGTGCAGG GAGAGACACTCTCCCTGGCGCTGGCCCTGTTTGCATTTGCTGGCTTCCTGCTGATCCTTGTGGTTGTGCTGTTCACCATCTGGAAGATGGGTCAGCTGCTCCGGTACTCCTGTTGCCCCGTGGTGGTGCTCCCCGACACCTTG aaaataacCAATTCACCCCAGAAGTTAGTCAGCTGCAGAAGAGAAGAGGTGGAAGCCTGTGCCATGGCTGTGCTGTCTTCTGAGGAGCTTTTCAGGGCCTGGAGCTAG